A DNA window from Camelina sativa cultivar DH55 chromosome 17, Cs, whole genome shotgun sequence contains the following coding sequences:
- the LOC104756600 gene encoding E3 ubiquitin-protein ligase ATL15 — protein MVVMSRLSFYSCFMLLLQLQLGAAQTNEFDNDDDRAKFSPTMAIVMIVLVSVFFALGCISVYMRRCLERALGMEDSGEPGNWLNVRQTTARGLDASVIETFPTFRYSTVKTLRIGKEALECPVCLNEFEDDETLRLIPQCCHVFHPGCIDAWLRSQTTCPLCRSNLVPVPGESVSFEIPGFARETGQSSPKTPVDDSRRKILASPDERLIDSVAWTGNQSMPRKSMSTGWKLAGLFSPPISPGQPEENLDRFTLRLPQEIHNHLVNSNLGNHGSKDQVALPQARSSVRGFRTGSLGTERNYFYLERFDQDRRFDRRPFSITPPYHTGSIRSPDGIMDGDQERAGASKGLLLAIRSPLDRLFTGKNNVGERSYLRSGDASPA, from the coding sequence ATGGTGGTCATGTCACGTTTAAGCTTCTACTCTTGTTTCATGCTACTACTACAGTTACAGCTCGGTGCGGCTCAAACCAACGAGTTTGATAATGACGACGACAGGGCAAAGTTCAGTCCAACCATGGCTATAGTCATGATCGTACTCGTTAGTGTTTTCTTCGCACTTGGATGTATCTCCGTCTACATGAGGAGGTGTCTCGAAAGAGCTCTAGGGATGGAGGATAGTGGTGAGCCAGGAAACTGGCTTAACGTGAGGCAGACGACGGCGCGTGGCCTCGACGCGTCCGTCATAGAAACGTTTCCGACGTTTCGTTACTCAACCGTGAAGACGCTGAGGATCGGCAAAGAAGCGTTGGAGTGTCCCGTTTGCCTCAACGAGTTCGAGGACGacgaaacgctgcgtttgaTACCTCAGTGTTGCCACGTGTTTCATCCTGGTTGCATTGATGCTTGGCTCCGTTCTCAAACCACGTGTCCTCTCTGCCGTTCCAATCTCGTTCCTGTACCGGGTGAGTCTGTTTCTTTCGAGATACCCGGTTTCGCAAGAGAAACCGGTCAGAGCTCTCCCAAAACGCCGGTTGATGATAGCCGAAGAAAGATTTTGGCTTCACCGGACGAGCGATTGATCGACTCGGTGGCTTGGACAGGTAACCAAAGCATGCCACGTAAGTCCATGTCTACAGGTTGGAAACTAGCTGGATTGTTTAGCCCGCCCATTTCTCCTGGTCAACCAGAGGAGAATCTAGACCGCTTCACGCTAAGGTTACCCCAAGAGATACACAATCACCTCGTGAACTCGAACCTAGGAAACCATGGGTCAAAAGACCAAGTGGCCTTACCTCAAGCAAGGAGTTCGGTTAGAGGGTTCAGAACCGGAAGCCTAGGGACTGAACGAAACTATTTCTACTTGGAACGGTTCGATCAAGACAGACGGTTCGACCGAAGACCGTTTTCGATAACTCCTCCGTACCATACCGGTTCGATCCGGTCCCCGGATGGGATTATGGACGGTGATCAGGAGCGTGCAGGTGCATCAAAAGGTTTGCTTCTAGCAATAAGGTCACCGTTGGATCGGTTATTTACTGGGAAGAACAATGTTGGTGAACGCTCCTACCTTCGATCCGGCGATGCAAGCCCTGCCTAG